One Flagellimonas sp. CMM7 genomic region harbors:
- a CDS encoding LacI family DNA-binding transcriptional regulator yields MLKKKKNHIGIKDIAKYAGVSTGPVDKVLNNRGGVSEATRERILQAIKELGYKPNILASRLKSKKEFNIAVLFPKGSEEIPFWLEHEKGFKDVMEDMTPYGFNVDLYHFQQNSQQSFIDQSNSVLEKDHDGVLMVPVFKDEAIEFVSHMEGREVPVVLFDTQIPELRELPFIGQNSKDSGYMAAELVSKCISFDASILIVSIVSAHDNHIHFDLREEGFREFFVDKGITLYKYDAIDKNKDLMTSELKRIMQNNHDIQGVFVTNAIHKIAPVFSEMDKPILIGYDLIDQNVIHLKEDLIDFLISQRPYTQAYYGIQMFYDLLIKKTPINTSTYLPIDIVMKSNIAYYEDFVK; encoded by the coding sequence ATGTTAAAAAAGAAGAAAAATCATATTGGAATTAAGGATATAGCAAAATATGCAGGAGTTTCAACAGGCCCTGTAGACAAGGTGCTCAATAATAGAGGCGGTGTTTCGGAGGCTACCCGTGAACGTATACTCCAAGCAATCAAGGAACTGGGGTATAAGCCAAATATTCTTGCAAGTAGGTTGAAATCGAAGAAGGAGTTCAATATAGCAGTTTTATTTCCGAAAGGTTCTGAAGAAATACCCTTTTGGTTGGAGCATGAAAAGGGTTTTAAAGATGTGATGGAAGATATGACACCCTATGGTTTTAACGTTGATCTTTATCATTTTCAACAGAATAGCCAGCAATCGTTTATTGATCAATCCAATAGCGTTCTAGAAAAAGATCATGATGGTGTGCTCATGGTTCCTGTTTTCAAAGATGAGGCCATAGAATTTGTATCTCACATGGAAGGGCGGGAAGTGCCTGTCGTTTTGTTCGACACTCAAATTCCTGAGCTCCGTGAACTCCCTTTTATTGGACAAAATTCAAAGGATAGTGGTTATATGGCAGCTGAATTGGTGAGCAAGTGTATTTCTTTTGACGCTTCAATTCTTATTGTATCAATTGTAAGCGCGCATGACAACCACATACATTTTGATTTACGTGAAGAGGGTTTTAGGGAATTTTTTGTAGATAAAGGAATAACCCTTTACAAATATGACGCAATTGACAAGAACAAAGATTTGATGACATCCGAATTAAAAAGAATAATGCAAAATAACCATGATATACAAGGGGTTTTTGTCACCAATGCCATCCATAAAATTGCTCCTGTTTTTAGTGAAATGGATAAACCTATTTTGATTGGTTACGATTTAATAGATCAAAATGTCATCCATTTAAAAGAAGATCTTATCGATTTTTTAATCTCCCAAAGACCCTATACCCAAGCCTATTATGGTATTCAGATGTTCTATGACCTTTTAATCAAAAAGACTCCTATAAATACATCAACCTACTTACCAATTGATATTGTTATGAAATCTAATATAGCCTATTACGAAGACTTTGTTAAGTGA